One window of Nostoc sp. TCL26-01 genomic DNA carries:
- a CDS encoding HNH endonuclease: MSTTYIPVALRKQVYNRGKGCCEYCLIPDITTFVSHEIDHIIAEKHGGLTQSENLALSCTLCNKRKGSDLASIDPETGKIVPLYHPRQDLWHEHFQLKDAEILPLTAQGRVTVSLLQLNRPDRVEERLLFLQAGIFKPSGTQQA; the protein is encoded by the coding sequence ATGAGTACAACCTATATCCCTGTAGCTCTGCGAAAACAAGTTTATAACCGGGGAAAAGGCTGCTGTGAGTATTGCCTGATTCCTGATATCACCACCTTTGTTTCTCACGAAATTGACCACATTATTGCTGAAAAACATGGTGGCTTGACTCAATCCGAAAACTTAGCCCTTTCCTGCACTTTATGCAACAAGCGTAAGGGAAGTGATCTTGCATCCATTGATCCAGAAACTGGGAAGATTGTGCCACTGTATCATCCTCGCCAAGACTTATGGCATGAGCATTTTCAACTCAAAGATGCTGAAATTTTACCTTTAACAGCCCAAGGTCGCGTCACAGTTAGCCTATTGCAATTGAATCGTCCTGACAGAGTTGAGGAACGTCTACTTTTTCTACAGGCTGGAATCTTCAAACCATCAGGAACACAACAAGCATAG
- a CDS encoding four helix bundle protein, translating into MGVNVDRSISITDRSKAFAIRIIKACSFLDEKPGVCRTLSQQLLRSGTSIGANVHESRSAQSDRDFLRFFAQNGNSS; encoded by the coding sequence GTGGGTGTAAATGTAGACAGAAGCATTAGTATCACTGACAGAAGTAAAGCGTTTGCGATTAGAATTATCAAAGCTTGTAGCTTTCTTGATGAAAAACCGGGTGTTTGCCGTACCCTTTCTCAGCAACTGTTACGTTCTGGTACAAGTATTGGTGCTAATGTACACGAGTCTCGTTCTGCTCAGTCTGATCGAGATTTTTTGAGATTTTTTGCACAAAATGGAAATAGCTCTTAA
- a CDS encoding four helix bundle protein has translation MEIALKEGRETEYWLEILIESEIVEKSKFSPLLQEAKEIVRILIASTRKIKDKLTGNKFRSRKIVVARDKHS, from the coding sequence ATGGAAATAGCTCTTAAGGAAGGACGCGAAACTGAGTACTGGTTAGAAATTTTAATTGAATCTGAAATTGTAGAGAAATCTAAATTTTCTCCGTTACTTCAGGAAGCTAAGGAGATAGTGAGGATACTCATAGCCTCTACTCGCAAAATTAAAGATAAATTGACTGGCAATAAATTTCGTAGCAGGAAGATAGTGGTTGCAAGAGATAAACATTCTTAA
- a CDS encoding SWIM zinc finger family protein: protein MAKFSRTWWGDRFIQALEAFTDDNRLKRGRSYASGGKVKSFEIDLNKITAKVRGSVNPYFGVYKEPTYNIEIEITPIAKTRWNEAIQKLSSKASTISRLILNEVPENIEDTFSTLGLHLLPHSSKDFKTKCSCPDYANPCKHIAGVYYLVASQLDNNPWLLFELRGLSKAELQAKLADSPLGKALSEELNAKEMPLELSSSLYTKIEKQSLSQMPNVREFWLGTKRLPQTIEVPTVSSVSAILIKKQGDFPDFWHNDASFIETMEELYQRVKTKNQRL from the coding sequence ATGGCTAAATTTAGTCGAACTTGGTGGGGCGATCGCTTTATTCAAGCACTAGAAGCTTTTACAGATGATAACCGACTTAAAAGAGGACGTTCTTATGCTAGTGGAGGTAAAGTTAAAAGTTTTGAGATTGACTTAAATAAAATTACTGCGAAAGTCAGAGGTTCGGTTAATCCCTATTTTGGAGTCTACAAAGAACCAACTTATAATATAGAAATTGAGATTACACCTATTGCTAAAACACGTTGGAATGAAGCTATCCAAAAGCTTTCTTCTAAAGCTAGTACCATTTCTCGACTAATACTAAATGAAGTCCCAGAAAATATTGAAGATACTTTCTCTACTTTAGGATTGCATTTATTGCCCCATAGTAGTAAGGATTTTAAAACTAAATGCTCTTGTCCAGATTATGCTAATCCTTGTAAGCACATTGCTGGAGTTTACTATTTAGTGGCTTCTCAATTAGATAATAACCCCTGGTTGTTATTTGAACTGCGGGGATTATCGAAAGCAGAACTTCAAGCCAAATTAGCTGATTCTCCTTTAGGAAAAGCTTTGTCGGAGGAACTGAATGCTAAGGAAATGCCTTTAGAACTTTCTAGTTCGCTGTATACGAAGATAGAAAAGCAATCTCTTAGCCAAATGCCAAATGTTAGGGAGTTTTGGTTAGGTACAAAGCGATTGCCACAAACTATCGAGGTGCCGACTGTCAGTAGTGTGTCAGCAATTTTGATTAAGAAACAAGGAGATTTTCCTGATTTTTGGCATAATGATGCTTCTTTTATTGAAACAATGGAAGAATTGTATCAGCGGGTGAAAACCAAAAATCAAAGGCTCTGA
- a CDS encoding DEAD/DEAH box helicase: protein MRILHGTWIANEETDFIQSGSFYLWVETPVFPKTHTNSQQIHPGHLAKDELINFLVQELGIKEPSSQLSQRVSAKYFALPTANNQPLPSPELIKYLEIELTDSYEEFQYWQVDCYETVVTVKNETTLNIIKLLKDIHFLAIHNAEKFQIGSDLFFWYHYTQSFKQIILKDQFIPALKYRQLASENPKKKGKKQTEQAAFEIYATWAIISEQYEQNIAKYIEYMPLICVAGAATTSNQIEFFDKETLLRHFSEFVLDDLVTHTPSTAAFDKQIADSLIESCFYPRQHNPLTINTALSEYRQWLVWKTKITRTQADSPFHLCFQLHSPSDEQIDNWQIQFLVASKQDPSLKLALADYWTMNQKTKTGVHKDFGKDFETNLLLNLGYAARMYPKLWQGLETASPIAMQLTLEEAFDFLQESAWVLEDSGFKVIVPTWYTPAGRRRAKIRLKASGRKLAATKGETKSYFGLDSLVEYQYELAIGEQAVTPQEWEQLINAKTPLVHFRGQWMELDRDKMQQLLEFWQSHGEEQPQMNLLEFLQRSAEAGEDWEIEHDKALSEMIANLQDKSRLEPISEQLNLQGTLREYQKRGVSWLQYLEHLGLNGCLADDMGLGKSVQVIARLVQEKELYEALGAGEEITSLSPLPTLLIAPTSVVGNWQKEIAKFAPHLKTIVHHGSDRLQNLADFQAACQQNDVVISSFTLVRKDEKLLSSIEWQRLVLDEAQNIKNPKAAQTKAILKLRAKHRLALTGTPVENRLLDLWSIFNFLNPGYLGKEAQFRKIFETPIQKDNDRVKSATLKKLVEPLILRRLKTDQSIINDLPDKVEQKLYTNLTQEQASLYEVVVKDVEKQLEAVEGIQRKGLILSTLMKLKQICNHPAQFLQDGSEFSPLRSHKLSRLAEMVEEAVSEGESLLIFSQFTEVGEKIEKHLKHSLHCNTYYLHGGTSRPRREQMITEFQDPNTEPSVFILSLKAGGVGITLTKANHVFHFDRWWNPAVEDQATDRAFRIGQKKNVFVHKFVAIGTLEERIDQMIEDKKKLSNAVVGSDESWLTELNNEAFKQLISLNKSAILE from the coding sequence ATGAGAATACTTCATGGCACCTGGATAGCAAACGAGGAAACTGACTTTATTCAGTCAGGGTCTTTTTACTTGTGGGTAGAAACTCCTGTATTCCCAAAAACTCACACCAATAGTCAACAAATTCATCCGGGACATCTAGCAAAAGACGAGTTAATCAACTTTTTAGTCCAAGAATTGGGAATCAAAGAACCATCTTCCCAATTAAGCCAGCGCGTATCTGCAAAATACTTTGCTTTACCAACTGCGAATAATCAACCTCTACCTTCACCAGAATTAATCAAGTACTTAGAGATTGAGTTGACCGACAGCTACGAAGAATTTCAATATTGGCAAGTAGATTGTTATGAAACAGTGGTAACTGTCAAGAATGAAACAACACTTAATATTATCAAGCTCCTCAAAGATATCCATTTTTTAGCAATACATAATGCCGAGAAGTTTCAAATTGGTTCAGATTTATTCTTTTGGTATCATTACACTCAAAGTTTTAAACAAATAATCCTCAAAGACCAATTTATTCCTGCACTAAAATATCGGCAGTTAGCAAGCGAAAATCCCAAGAAAAAAGGCAAAAAACAGACTGAGCAAGCAGCATTTGAAATTTATGCCACCTGGGCAATTATTTCTGAGCAATATGAACAAAATATTGCTAAATATATTGAATATATGCCACTGATTTGTGTGGCAGGTGCAGCAACAACTAGCAATCAGATTGAGTTTTTTGACAAAGAAACACTATTGCGTCACTTTTCGGAATTTGTACTTGACGATTTAGTGACTCACACTCCATCTACAGCCGCTTTTGACAAACAAATTGCTGATTCTCTCATTGAATCTTGCTTTTATCCTCGTCAGCATAACCCACTAACAATAAATACTGCCCTGTCAGAATATCGGCAATGGTTGGTGTGGAAAACCAAAATTACCCGCACTCAAGCTGATTCACCTTTTCATCTGTGCTTCCAGTTACACTCTCCTTCTGACGAACAAATAGACAATTGGCAAATTCAATTTCTAGTAGCTAGTAAACAAGACCCATCCTTGAAGTTGGCGTTAGCAGACTACTGGACAATGAATCAAAAAACCAAAACTGGTGTACATAAAGATTTTGGCAAAGATTTTGAAACAAATTTACTGCTGAATTTGGGGTATGCAGCCCGGATGTATCCCAAACTGTGGCAAGGGTTGGAAACAGCGAGTCCAATCGCAATGCAACTTACCTTAGAAGAAGCATTTGACTTCCTTCAAGAAAGTGCTTGGGTGTTAGAAGATTCAGGATTCAAAGTAATTGTACCTACTTGGTATACTCCCGCAGGTCGTCGTCGCGCCAAAATTCGCCTCAAAGCATCGGGTCGCAAACTTGCTGCAACTAAAGGAGAAACAAAAAGCTATTTCGGCTTAGATTCACTGGTGGAATATCAGTATGAGTTAGCAATTGGAGAGCAAGCTGTCACACCACAGGAGTGGGAACAACTGATTAATGCTAAAACTCCTCTGGTTCATTTTCGCGGTCAATGGATGGAATTAGACCGGGATAAAATGCAGCAACTACTCGAATTCTGGCAGTCCCACGGCGAGGAACAACCCCAGATGAACTTGCTGGAGTTTCTGCAGCGCAGTGCCGAAGCTGGAGAAGACTGGGAAATTGAACATGACAAAGCTTTGTCAGAGATGATAGCGAACCTGCAAGATAAAAGTCGCTTAGAGCCGATTTCTGAACAGCTAAATCTGCAAGGTACGCTCCGAGAATATCAAAAGCGTGGTGTTTCCTGGCTACAATATCTGGAACATTTGGGATTAAATGGCTGTTTGGCAGACGATATGGGTTTAGGTAAATCCGTGCAGGTGATTGCCCGATTAGTGCAGGAGAAGGAGTTGTACGAAGCTCTTGGAGCAGGGGAAGAAATTACTTCCTTATCTCCCTTACCCACACTATTAATTGCCCCTACTTCTGTTGTTGGCAACTGGCAGAAGGAAATTGCCAAATTTGCGCCTCATTTAAAAACCATAGTGCATCATGGTAGCGATCGCCTGCAAAATCTGGCTGATTTTCAAGCTGCTTGTCAACAAAACGATGTAGTCATTAGCTCATTTACTCTAGTTCGCAAAGATGAAAAGCTATTGAGCAGTATTGAGTGGCAACGTTTAGTACTGGATGAGGCACAAAATATTAAAAATCCCAAAGCTGCCCAAACTAAAGCTATTCTCAAACTAAGAGCTAAACACCGACTGGCATTGACTGGTACTCCTGTAGAAAACCGCTTACTGGATTTGTGGTCAATTTTTAACTTTCTCAATCCTGGTTACTTGGGCAAAGAAGCCCAGTTTCGTAAAATCTTCGAGACTCCAATTCAAAAAGACAATGACCGCGTAAAATCAGCTACCTTGAAAAAACTGGTAGAACCTCTAATTTTGCGAAGGTTAAAAACTGACCAATCTATTATCAATGACTTGCCAGATAAAGTTGAACAAAAACTCTACACCAACCTGACTCAAGAACAAGCATCGCTTTATGAAGTGGTTGTCAAGGATGTAGAAAAACAATTAGAAGCAGTAGAGGGAATTCAACGCAAAGGATTGATTCTTTCCACCCTGATGAAATTGAAGCAGATTTGTAATCATCCAGCACAGTTTTTGCAAGATGGCAGTGAATTTTCACCCCTGAGATCTCACAAACTCAGTCGTTTAGCAGAGATGGTTGAGGAGGCAGTTTCTGAAGGAGAAAGTTTACTTATTTTTAGTCAATTTACGGAAGTGGGTGAAAAAATTGAAAAACATCTCAAACATAGTCTGCATTGCAATACTTACTACTTGCATGGTGGTACCAGTCGCCCACGTCGGGAACAAATGATTACCGAATTTCAAGACCCTAATACAGAACCATCAGTTTTTATCCTTTCCTTGAAAGCAGGGGGTGTAGGTATCACCCTGACGAAAGCCAATCATGTTTTTCACTTTGACCGTTGGTGGAACCCAGCAGTTGAAGACCAAGCAACTGACCGTGCTTTCCGTATTGGACAGAAAAAGAATGTCTTTGTGCATAAATTTGTTGCCATTGGGACTCTAGAAGAGAGAATTGACCAAATGATTGAAGATAAGAAAAAACTCTCTAATGCTGTTGTTGGTAGTGATGAATCTTGGCTCACAGAATTAAATAATGAAGCTTTTAAACAGTTAATTTCATTGAATAAGAGTGCAATTTTGGAGTAG
- a CDS encoding AIPR family protein, which yields MPKIYRLKIDNYVSANAHCMIATAHVDTFPTDLPLEPNIREPNKKSATYRQIFDSVTTQPEKFFERHSGIVLCANKVKPSKNKTELELEVLEACEGGSDGIINGGHTVLAFEQARIYNYDLTKARVKVTIHIGLTEDEAKDIALASNTTAPVDSRSKVNARGDYNFIKQFLVKLEREQETKFRIAYYQNQSGTPKNPQCNVNHLIKLINCLDRNRYNPEANKRAKHPPVSNTPSLSEAETERLTKLLPLLPKALWLEQRLFQIIQEHITNPRRKGVNDLASIDTRKNTLLPDSRYSFGFSAPADIALPIIASYRVFLDEEYNWIIPFEEFAENFLQHLWTNYYKKYLVSEKLAGNTVGSKICRNPEIWDSLYLSAQSYLNQHLMKMVNSKGREELKLAN from the coding sequence ATGCCAAAAATTTATCGGTTGAAAATAGACAACTATGTCAGTGCCAATGCTCACTGCATGATTGCAACTGCCCATGTAGATACTTTTCCAACAGACTTACCTTTAGAACCAAACATTAGAGAACCAAACAAGAAAAGTGCGACATACAGACAAATATTTGACTCAGTGACGACTCAACCCGAAAAATTCTTTGAGCGACATAGCGGGATAGTTCTATGTGCAAACAAGGTGAAGCCTAGCAAAAACAAAACTGAACTAGAACTAGAGGTACTAGAAGCTTGTGAAGGTGGTAGCGACGGCATTATTAATGGAGGGCATACAGTTTTAGCTTTTGAGCAAGCGAGAATTTACAATTATGACCTGACAAAAGCGAGGGTCAAAGTAACAATCCACATTGGACTAACGGAAGATGAAGCCAAAGATATAGCATTGGCTTCAAATACAACAGCCCCGGTAGATTCTCGCTCCAAAGTAAATGCTAGAGGTGACTATAACTTCATCAAGCAATTTTTAGTGAAACTAGAGCGCGAACAAGAAACAAAATTCCGCATCGCCTACTATCAAAACCAAAGTGGCACTCCCAAAAATCCGCAGTGTAATGTCAATCATCTAATCAAATTAATAAACTGCCTGGACAGAAACAGATACAATCCCGAAGCTAACAAGAGAGCCAAGCACCCTCCGGTGAGCAACACACCCAGCTTGAGTGAGGCGGAAACAGAAAGATTGACTAAGCTATTACCGCTACTGCCCAAAGCTTTGTGGTTAGAGCAACGCCTATTTCAAATTATACAAGAGCATATCACGAACCCCAGAAGAAAGGGAGTGAACGACTTAGCATCAATAGATACACGCAAAAATACGCTTCTACCTGACAGTAGATATTCGTTTGGGTTTAGTGCGCCGGCGGATATTGCGCTGCCAATTATTGCATCCTATCGGGTGTTTTTGGATGAAGAGTACAACTGGATAATACCGTTTGAGGAGTTTGCTGAAAATTTCCTGCAACATTTGTGGACTAACTATTACAAGAAATACTTGGTGTCGGAGAAATTGGCAGGAAATACAGTAGGAAGCAAAATCTGTCGCAATCCAGAGATTTGGGATAGTCTCTACCTCTCGGCTCAAAGCTATCTCAATCAGCACTTGATGAAGATGGTGAACTCGAAAGGGCGCGAAGAATTAAAGCTGGCGAATTAA